A DNA window from Mariprofundus aestuarium contains the following coding sequences:
- a CDS encoding peptide-binding protein: protein MKWYVLLSLLLLASCNEAPSDDATTSAPLVEYQDTPAHGDRLVDASIGDATNLIPMIAGDASSHAIAGQLYLSLLKYDKNLDLTGQLAESWKISADNRTITFHLRPDLHWSDGKPLTSADCLFTLNLIQADSTQSAYKADYILVKRAEAPDLQTFIVHYDETFSPALSSWSSLAILPKHVFEHENIMDTPLSRKPKATVGPYRLAEWQSQQSILMRANENYFDGPVWITERLTRIIPDRATQFLELSSGRLDSVGLSPMQYSRLFETRESLKANFNRYKYLDFVYTYLGFNLKREPFDDIRVRQAIAYAVDRQEILDGVQLGLGETIASPYKPGTFWVNEKLKPRPFDPEKARTLLVDAGWVDSDGDGIVDKGGKPLSFTVLTNNGNKQRADAAAIMQQRLKKVGIAMNVRLVEWSAFIQNFINKRNFDAVILGWSLSPDPDQYTIWHSSQTGPRQFNFLSYNNANVDAALDSARRTFDRDQRKMHYDRMQEEIYNDVPMLFLFAPYSLPVMHKRFHGIKPEPAGIGYNSEKWYVPSALQKYKVTAITP from the coding sequence ATGAAATGGTATGTCCTTCTCTCGCTGCTGCTTCTCGCCAGCTGCAATGAAGCCCCATCAGACGATGCCACGACCAGCGCACCCCTTGTTGAATATCAGGATACACCGGCACATGGTGACCGCCTGGTTGATGCATCTATTGGTGATGCCACCAATCTGATCCCCATGATTGCCGGCGATGCCTCAAGCCATGCCATCGCGGGTCAGCTCTACCTCTCCCTGCTGAAGTATGACAAAAACCTTGATCTCACCGGGCAACTGGCAGAGTCGTGGAAAATTTCTGCGGATAACCGAACGATCACCTTCCACCTTCGTCCCGACCTGCACTGGAGTGACGGCAAACCGCTCACATCGGCTGACTGCCTGTTCACCCTGAACCTCATTCAGGCGGACAGCACCCAGAGTGCCTACAAGGCGGACTATATACTGGTCAAACGTGCCGAAGCACCGGATCTACAAACCTTTATCGTTCATTACGATGAGACCTTCTCTCCGGCACTCTCATCATGGTCGTCACTGGCGATCCTTCCCAAACACGTATTCGAACATGAAAACATCATGGATACGCCTCTATCACGCAAGCCCAAAGCCACCGTCGGCCCTTACAGGCTGGCGGAATGGCAATCCCAGCAGTCGATCCTGATGCGCGCCAATGAAAACTACTTCGATGGCCCTGTCTGGATTACAGAACGTTTGACCCGCATTATCCCTGATCGCGCCACGCAGTTCCTTGAACTCTCGTCAGGAAGGCTGGACTCTGTTGGTTTGAGTCCGATGCAGTATTCGCGCCTGTTTGAAACCAGGGAATCCTTGAAAGCCAATTTCAATCGCTACAAATATCTCGATTTCGTTTACACCTACCTCGGTTTTAACCTCAAACGAGAACCATTTGATGATATTCGGGTACGCCAGGCGATTGCCTATGCCGTTGACCGGCAGGAGATTCTCGATGGCGTTCAACTGGGGCTCGGGGAAACGATTGCCAGCCCATACAAACCCGGAACCTTCTGGGTAAATGAAAAGTTGAAGCCGCGCCCCTTTGATCCGGAGAAGGCCCGTACCCTGCTTGTCGATGCCGGCTGGGTGGATTCCGATGGCGATGGCATCGTCGACAAGGGCGGCAAGCCCCTCTCTTTCACCGTACTTACCAATAATGGCAACAAACAGCGCGCTGATGCAGCCGCCATCATGCAACAGCGGCTGAAAAAGGTCGGCATTGCCATGAATGTACGCTTGGTTGAGTGGTCAGCCTTTATTCAGAACTTTATCAACAAACGGAATTTTGATGCCGTGATTCTCGGTTGGTCTCTCTCACCCGATCCTGATCAATACACCATCTGGCACTCATCACAGACAGGACCGCGTCAGTTTAACTTCCTCTCCTATAACAACGCCAATGTAGATGCTGCCCTGGATTCAGCGCGCAGGACTTTCGATCGAGATCAGCGAAAAATGCATTATGATCGCATGCAAGAAGAGATTTATAACGATGTGCCGATGCTGTTTCTTTTTGCTCCCTACTCGCTGCCTGTCATGCACAAGCGCTTTCATGGCATTAAGCCCGAACCCGCAGGCATCGGTTATAACAGTGAAAAGTGGTATGTGCCCAGTGCATTGCAAAAGTACAAGGTTACAGCTATCACCCCGTGA
- a CDS encoding peroxiredoxin, which yields MPERKLPANHELAKKVQIAIVKIVLGMIVVMVIPAVVMLSMIVNNGKPIQIGKEVPEFILPNQHNTNVSVKDYLGHWCLVYFYNEGRPESLIQARRFRDNYSSFQDLDLQLIGISYDSVPSHREFSERLNITHSLLSDPEGDIIEEYSANSSMNHLARNLSYLIDTRGIIKQVYVDLPPDEHVRAIAEDVHRFTHL from the coding sequence ATGCCTGAGAGGAAACTGCCTGCCAATCATGAGTTGGCTAAAAAAGTTCAGATTGCGATCGTCAAGATTGTACTCGGCATGATTGTAGTTATGGTGATTCCAGCTGTGGTAATGCTCAGCATGATTGTCAATAATGGTAAACCGATTCAGATAGGCAAAGAGGTTCCTGAATTTATTTTGCCGAATCAGCATAACACCAATGTTTCGGTGAAAGACTATCTTGGGCACTGGTGCCTAGTCTATTTCTACAATGAAGGCCGCCCAGAGAGCCTGATTCAGGCTAGGCGATTCAGGGATAACTACAGTAGTTTTCAGGATCTCGACCTGCAGTTGATAGGTATCAGCTACGACTCTGTTCCATCACACCGTGAGTTTTCCGAAAGGTTGAATATCACGCACTCCCTTCTTTCCGATCCCGAAGGGGATATTATTGAAGAGTATTCAGCCAACAGCTCGATGAACCATTTGGCGAGAAACCTCAGCTATCTGATTGACACTCGAGGTATCATCAAACAGGTATATGTGGATTTGCCTCCTGATGAGCATGTTCGCGCTATAGCCGAGGATGTTCACCGGTTCACGCACCTGTAA
- the sucC gene encoding ADP-forming succinate--CoA ligase subunit beta has translation MNIHEYQAKAILNEFGVPVPRGKLALSVDEAVAAMDQLGGKIWVVKAQIHAGGRGKAGGVRLCRSAAEVKAAAEDLLGSVLVTKQTGEAGKQVNRLYVEEGLDIESEFYLSLLVDRETEKVAFVVSPAGGMDIEEVAATTPEKILTLAVAGDQVSESESRTIATFLGLEGMQVEACATLLAKLHRTFCDKDGSMLELNPLIVTGDGDLVALDAKFVADSNALYRHPEIVDLRDLDEEDPREIEASQFGLNYIALDGHIGCMVNGAGLAMATMDIIQLKGDKPANFLDVGGGVTVDAVCEAFKLLFSDNHVKAVLVNIFGGIVRCDVIAQGLLEAIETHPMNVPVVMRLVGTNEEEGRKLVKDAGLDVRWANDLDQAAEFAVAAAKGL, from the coding sequence TTGAATATTCATGAATATCAGGCTAAAGCCATTCTCAATGAATTTGGGGTGCCGGTTCCGCGTGGAAAGCTTGCGCTTAGCGTTGATGAGGCAGTTGCAGCCATGGATCAGCTTGGCGGAAAGATTTGGGTGGTGAAGGCCCAGATTCATGCCGGTGGGCGGGGTAAGGCCGGTGGTGTTCGCCTCTGCCGATCTGCAGCTGAAGTAAAAGCTGCAGCAGAGGATCTGCTGGGGTCGGTATTGGTGACTAAACAGACAGGTGAGGCTGGAAAACAGGTTAATCGCCTCTACGTTGAAGAGGGGTTGGATATCGAGTCTGAATTTTATCTGAGCCTGCTTGTGGATCGTGAAACAGAAAAGGTCGCATTTGTTGTCAGTCCTGCCGGTGGTATGGATATCGAAGAGGTGGCGGCAACAACACCTGAAAAAATTCTCACGCTAGCTGTAGCTGGTGATCAGGTCTCTGAAAGTGAAAGCCGAACAATAGCAACATTTCTCGGTCTGGAAGGAATGCAGGTTGAAGCCTGTGCGACGCTTCTGGCAAAACTGCACCGTACATTTTGTGACAAAGATGGTTCCATGCTGGAGCTGAATCCTTTAATCGTGACAGGTGATGGTGACCTGGTGGCTCTGGATGCCAAGTTTGTTGCTGATAGTAATGCACTCTACCGGCATCCGGAGATCGTGGACTTGCGTGACCTAGATGAGGAGGACCCGCGTGAAATCGAGGCCTCTCAGTTCGGCCTGAACTATATTGCGCTGGATGGACATATCGGCTGCATGGTTAATGGTGCCGGGCTTGCTATGGCAACGATGGATATTATCCAGCTTAAAGGTGATAAGCCCGCCAACTTTCTTGATGTCGGTGGTGGCGTCACGGTCGATGCAGTCTGCGAGGCATTTAAGTTGCTGTTCAGCGACAACCATGTGAAAGCGGTGCTGGTGAATATTTTCGGCGGCATCGTGCGTTGTGATGTGATCGCTCAGGGTCTGCTTGAAGCCATTGAAACCCACCCGATGAATGTGCCGGTGGTGATGCGTCTGGTTGGCACCAATGAGGAAGAGGGGCGTAAGCTGGTGAAAGACGCAGGGCTGGATGTGCGCTGGGCCAACGATCTTGATCAGGCTGCTGAATTTGCAGTAGCTGCTGCGAAGGGGTTATAA
- the mdh gene encoding malate dehydrogenase, with protein sequence MRWSDINSLEMSAFHRKKITVVGAGHVGATAAFLAAQKELADIVLIDVVEGVPQGKALDMFESSPILGFDASVIGTNDYADTANSDLVIITAGIARKPGMSRDDLLLINAKIIADVTQNIVKYSPSCIILVVTNPLDAMVYTALKVSGFPKHRVIGMAGVLDSARMRAFIAQELNVSINNVTAFVLGGHGDTMVPLARYSTVAGIPITELLEKERVDAISQRTADGGAEIVNLLKTGSAFYAPGASVVQMAEAIIRDNKRILPCCAYLEGEYGVNGYYLGVPCKLGAGGLEAIVELDLSPEESAGLDHSMQAVAELVKTVDGFGLY encoded by the coding sequence ATGCGCTGGTCTGATATTAACAGTTTGGAAATGTCTGCATTTCATCGGAAAAAGATCACGGTTGTTGGTGCAGGCCATGTTGGTGCGACAGCTGCATTCCTGGCTGCTCAGAAGGAGTTGGCCGACATCGTCCTTATTGATGTTGTTGAGGGAGTGCCACAGGGGAAAGCCCTGGATATGTTCGAATCATCTCCGATTCTGGGGTTTGATGCATCGGTGATCGGTACCAATGACTATGCAGATACGGCCAATTCAGACCTGGTCATCATTACGGCAGGAATAGCCAGAAAACCGGGTATGAGTCGTGATGACCTTCTTTTGATCAATGCCAAAATCATCGCCGATGTAACTCAGAATATCGTTAAATACTCTCCCAGTTGTATTATTCTGGTTGTGACCAACCCGCTGGATGCGATGGTCTATACCGCACTGAAGGTGTCCGGATTCCCCAAGCATCGTGTGATCGGTATGGCAGGTGTTCTTGATTCGGCTCGTATGCGTGCATTTATTGCACAGGAACTAAATGTTTCGATCAATAATGTGACCGCTTTTGTGCTTGGTGGACATGGCGATACGATGGTGCCATTGGCACGATATTCTACGGTTGCCGGCATTCCGATCACTGAGCTTCTGGAGAAGGAGCGGGTGGACGCTATTAGCCAGCGAACGGCTGACGGAGGTGCAGAGATCGTCAACCTGTTGAAGACCGGCTCGGCATTTTACGCCCCGGGAGCATCGGTGGTGCAGATGGCAGAGGCGATCATCCGGGATAATAAAAGGATATTGCCGTGCTGTGCCTACCTTGAGGGTGAATATGGCGTAAATGGTTATTATCTTGGTGTGCCCTGCAAGCTTGGAGCCGGTGGCCTTGAAGCGATTGTAGAGCTTGATCTCTCCCCAGAGGAGTCTGCCGGGCTTGATCACTCCATGCAGGCTGTTGCTGAGCTTGTGAAGACGGTGGACGGTTTCGGTCTCTATTGA
- the ald gene encoding alanine dehydrogenase: MRIGVPKEIKNREHRVAITPEGVMALSAAGHEVVVESSAGIDSSFSDQAYLAAGASVVDSAGEVWGCELIVKVKEPLQSEFQHFRPDMTLFTFLHLAAVPELARALMASGVCAIGYETVQLESGKLPLLAPMSQVAGKVAAQLGVQYLQKENGTIFQGVGRLPGGMGSLPAARVVILGAGNVGINAAETVACLGAEVLLFEANDERIHKLQQTTHKNIQVIHYTHENLQQILPLCDLLIGAALIPGKHAPVLLKRSDVALMKQGSVFMDVAIDQGGMSETSRPTSYEDPVYVEEGVLHCCLPNLPAAVPQTSTAALTHATLPYVRLIADLGIEEAAGADRALNLGINIRNGKIIHQGVKAALSLFND, translated from the coding sequence ATGCGAATTGGAGTGCCCAAAGAGATAAAAAACCGTGAGCACAGGGTCGCGATTACGCCGGAAGGGGTTATGGCGTTGTCAGCTGCCGGACATGAGGTTGTTGTTGAGTCCTCGGCGGGTATCGATAGCTCATTCTCTGATCAGGCCTACCTAGCTGCCGGTGCGTCTGTCGTGGATTCTGCAGGTGAGGTTTGGGGCTGTGAGTTGATTGTAAAGGTCAAGGAGCCTCTACAATCGGAATTCCAACACTTCAGGCCTGACATGACACTGTTTACATTTCTTCATCTGGCGGCCGTGCCCGAACTGGCCAGGGCACTAATGGCAAGCGGTGTTTGTGCCATCGGTTATGAAACCGTCCAGCTTGAATCAGGCAAACTTCCGCTGCTTGCGCCAATGAGCCAGGTGGCAGGCAAGGTTGCTGCGCAACTGGGTGTTCAATATCTGCAAAAAGAAAATGGTACGATATTTCAGGGAGTGGGGCGCCTTCCTGGAGGGATGGGAAGCCTGCCAGCGGCGCGGGTAGTCATTCTTGGGGCAGGCAATGTCGGAATAAATGCTGCCGAGACAGTGGCGTGCCTGGGTGCTGAGGTACTGCTGTTTGAGGCCAATGATGAACGAATTCATAAGCTGCAGCAGACAACGCATAAGAATATTCAGGTGATTCACTACACGCATGAAAATTTACAGCAAATCCTGCCCTTATGTGACCTTCTGATCGGTGCGGCCCTTATTCCGGGTAAACATGCGCCTGTGTTGTTAAAACGTTCTGACGTTGCTCTGATGAAGCAGGGGAGCGTATTTATGGATGTTGCTATTGATCAGGGTGGCATGAGTGAAACAAGCAGGCCAACAAGCTATGAAGATCCGGTGTATGTGGAGGAGGGTGTGCTGCACTGCTGCCTGCCAAACCTGCCAGCAGCCGTTCCCCAGACCAGCACGGCTGCACTAACCCATGCAACACTTCCCTATGTGCGACTTATTGCTGACCTCGGTATTGAGGAGGCGGCAGGTGCAGACAGGGCTCTGAATCTGGGTATCAACATAAGGAATGGAAAAATCATCCACCAAGGTGTGAAAGCTGCGCTATCCCTGTTTAATGATTAG
- the rfaD gene encoding ADP-glyceromanno-heptose 6-epimerase — protein sequence MSERILVTGGSGYIGSNITAALLKRPGTDVVVVDDFSSGDWRNLIHVDCEVRAADCDDPFLLEEIADGAFSAIYHQAAITDTTVMDQRLMVEVNTNAFASILEASSLSGTRVTYASSAGTYGNSPAPNRIGHGEEPENIYGFSKLAMDRIACRWYDRHSAPIIGLRYFNVFGPGETHKNEREGNKTASMILQLYEQVKAGKQLRLFKYGEQKRDFVYIRDVVSANLAALDAPRSGVCNVGSGEARSFNDIVSNLSELLGLKLDVEYFDNPFSFYQEHTEADLSESELLLNWKPEWTLERGMKDYISLLENGHRGPAETA from the coding sequence ATGAGTGAACGAATTCTGGTTACCGGCGGATCCGGATACATTGGATCAAACATTACTGCGGCGCTGCTTAAGCGACCGGGAACCGATGTGGTCGTCGTTGATGACTTCTCTTCCGGTGACTGGCGTAACCTGATCCATGTCGATTGTGAAGTGCGTGCTGCCGATTGTGATGATCCGTTCCTGCTTGAAGAGATAGCCGATGGCGCCTTTTCCGCCATTTATCATCAGGCCGCGATTACCGACACAACAGTAATGGATCAGCGACTAATGGTTGAGGTCAACACCAATGCATTCGCCTCCATTCTTGAAGCCAGCAGCCTCTCCGGCACTCGGGTAACCTATGCCTCTTCAGCTGGCACCTATGGTAACTCACCTGCCCCCAACCGCATCGGCCATGGCGAAGAGCCTGAAAACATTTACGGCTTCTCTAAACTTGCCATGGACCGGATTGCCTGTCGCTGGTACGACCGGCACTCTGCTCCAATTATCGGCCTGCGTTACTTTAATGTTTTCGGCCCAGGTGAAACCCACAAGAATGAGAGGGAAGGCAATAAAACCGCCTCGATGATCCTGCAACTCTACGAACAGGTAAAAGCGGGCAAACAGCTCCGCCTCTTTAAATATGGCGAGCAGAAACGTGACTTTGTTTATATCCGCGATGTTGTTTCAGCCAACCTTGCCGCCCTAGATGCACCACGTTCAGGCGTATGTAATGTGGGCTCCGGTGAGGCGCGCAGCTTTAACGATATTGTCTCCAATCTCTCAGAGTTGCTCGGTTTGAAACTTGATGTCGAATATTTTGACAACCCGTTTTCATTCTATCAGGAGCATACGGAAGCGGACCTGAGCGAAAGTGAGTTGTTGCTGAACTGGAAGCCGGAATGGACTCTGGAAAGAGGCATGAAAGACTATATTTCACTACTTGAAAATGGCCATCGCGGCCCGGCGGAGACAGCCTGA
- a CDS encoding LysM peptidoglycan-binding domain-containing protein: MVAGVCLLFSDSAWAADEPLQLAALSNDLAATYVTAPKPLLYGISESDLKEAKRVAEQHYAKRWDLVSKRSRFVRHRLVESLKQQTAPLSLQVIPVVESTYNPYALSHSGALGLWQLMPETARGLGIKPDKKIDGRRAIESSTNVASQYLLELYDRFDNWPLAIAAYNFGPNAVAARLRNKQWDIGDGLDALPVPDVTKNYVIHIIGLAGLLEDGFLTFPEPIKTQPLLLNPPVDIHLLANLSGMEKEEIFHFNPSLNQAQYLNRSVTIHVPETLHEKIQNNISQAGPRFVYATVKKGDSMWSIARTHHTDVKSVKQLNQRSSVLKIGQKLKIPANQLAKASANINPLIPSNRRIRYRVRAGDSLWRIANRFGTTVKAIAKVNNLSRKSYIHAGDTLWVLAQVRPG, encoded by the coding sequence ATGGTCGCAGGGGTCTGCCTACTGTTTTCAGACTCTGCCTGGGCAGCAGACGAGCCGTTACAACTGGCCGCTCTTTCGAATGATCTGGCTGCAACGTATGTCACTGCTCCCAAACCACTGTTATACGGCATCAGTGAAAGCGACCTCAAAGAGGCCAAAAGGGTGGCTGAACAGCACTACGCCAAACGCTGGGATCTGGTCTCAAAACGCTCCCGTTTTGTTCGCCATCGCCTTGTTGAGAGTCTTAAACAGCAGACGGCGCCACTTTCACTACAGGTTATTCCAGTCGTTGAGTCCACCTACAACCCCTATGCCCTTTCCCACTCCGGTGCGCTAGGCCTGTGGCAACTGATGCCAGAAACAGCCAGAGGGCTTGGGATCAAACCAGATAAAAAAATTGATGGCAGGCGCGCCATTGAAAGCTCAACAAACGTAGCCTCACAATATCTGTTAGAGCTTTATGACCGTTTTGATAACTGGCCACTTGCCATTGCCGCCTACAATTTTGGCCCCAATGCCGTGGCCGCACGATTGCGAAATAAGCAGTGGGATATTGGTGACGGCCTTGATGCCCTGCCGGTGCCTGATGTGACCAAAAATTATGTCATACACATCATTGGCCTGGCTGGACTTCTTGAGGATGGATTTCTCACATTCCCTGAACCCATTAAAACTCAACCTCTACTTCTCAATCCACCTGTTGATATCCACCTGCTCGCAAATCTGAGTGGCATGGAGAAGGAAGAGATATTCCACTTCAATCCATCACTGAATCAGGCGCAATACCTGAACAGGTCGGTCACCATCCATGTGCCTGAAACGCTGCATGAGAAGATACAGAATAACATCTCCCAGGCTGGCCCCAGGTTTGTATATGCCACGGTAAAAAAAGGCGACTCCATGTGGAGCATTGCACGAACCCACCATACCGATGTCAAATCAGTTAAACAGCTCAATCAGCGCAGCAGCGTACTGAAAATCGGACAAAAACTGAAAATCCCTGCTAATCAGCTGGCCAAAGCAAGCGCTAATATCAATCCGCTCATCCCCTCCAATCGCCGCATTCGCTATCGTGTACGCGCAGGCGACTCCCTATGGCGCATAGCCAACCGATTCGGCACAACCGTCAAGGCCATAGCCAAGGTCAACAACCTTTCACGAAAAAGTTATATTCATGCCGGTGACACGTTATGGGTTCTGGCTCAAGTTCGTCCAGGCTGA
- the der gene encoding ribosome biogenesis GTPase Der gives MNQKSNHPQVAGRLPVVAIVGRPNVGKSTLFNRLLGSRKAIVGDRPGVTVDRLESECLIGTQNVVLVDTGGIGEGTYDVMQPAIDIQVEAALEIADVVLFVVDGQAGATPVDAAIASKLRRHQIPVALVVNKAEKPDSELDFFSLGMGDPVAISASHGNGIRDFSVQLERMLPEVVESREEGQEPVASIAVIGRPNVGKSTLINAWLGKERMVVSDIAGTTRDAIDSFLDYRNGVVRLVDTAGQRKHGRISDIIEFVARVKAVQAFRRADAAVMVLDGPEGVAEQDMRLMQLAQDEGCALIVAVNKLDLMTEAEWKHYVERLDFRMRGLSDILVCKITAKSGKGVKKLLDEAVKAAGRNRFEVGTGELNRWMQAAQEAQHPPSDRGAAVKLKYASQIATSPPSIKIFCNRPQALKTSYRRYLEQSFRKTFNLTGVPVRLTFAGGNNPYAPEKKR, from the coding sequence TTGAATCAGAAATCTAATCACCCTCAGGTAGCCGGCCGATTGCCGGTGGTTGCCATTGTCGGACGCCCGAATGTGGGTAAATCAACCCTGTTCAACCGCCTGTTGGGCTCACGTAAAGCTATTGTCGGGGATCGTCCCGGTGTGACCGTCGACAGGCTGGAGAGCGAATGCCTGATCGGCACTCAGAATGTGGTGCTGGTAGATACCGGTGGTATCGGAGAGGGTACCTATGATGTGATGCAGCCAGCTATCGATATACAGGTGGAGGCTGCCCTTGAAATTGCCGATGTGGTCCTGTTTGTTGTTGACGGTCAGGCTGGAGCTACACCGGTAGATGCGGCTATTGCCTCAAAACTTCGCCGTCATCAGATTCCTGTTGCGCTGGTTGTCAATAAAGCTGAAAAGCCGGATAGTGAACTTGATTTTTTCAGCCTTGGCATGGGAGATCCTGTTGCGATATCTGCCTCCCATGGCAACGGCATTCGCGATTTTTCCGTGCAACTTGAGCGTATGCTTCCAGAGGTGGTTGAGTCCAGAGAAGAGGGGCAGGAGCCGGTTGCCAGCATAGCTGTCATAGGTCGCCCCAATGTAGGGAAATCGACCCTGATCAATGCATGGCTTGGCAAAGAGCGAATGGTGGTTAGTGATATTGCCGGAACCACACGCGATGCGATCGATAGTTTTCTTGATTACCGCAACGGTGTTGTCCGTCTGGTGGATACGGCAGGGCAACGCAAACATGGCCGAATCAGTGATATCATTGAGTTCGTTGCCCGTGTGAAAGCCGTGCAGGCATTTCGTCGTGCAGATGCAGCTGTCATGGTGCTTGATGGCCCTGAAGGTGTTGCTGAGCAGGACATGCGCCTGATGCAGCTGGCACAAGATGAAGGCTGTGCACTCATCGTAGCTGTTAATAAGCTTGACCTGATGACAGAGGCTGAGTGGAAACACTATGTCGAACGGCTCGATTTCCGCATGCGCGGATTATCCGACATTCTGGTTTGCAAAATCACTGCCAAGAGCGGGAAAGGGGTGAAAAAACTTCTTGATGAGGCAGTGAAGGCAGCCGGTCGTAATCGCTTTGAAGTGGGGACGGGTGAGCTTAACCGCTGGATGCAGGCTGCTCAGGAAGCACAGCATCCCCCAAGTGATCGTGGCGCGGCAGTGAAGCTTAAATATGCATCTCAGATTGCCACCTCACCACCAAGTATTAAAATATTCTGTAACCGCCCTCAGGCGTTGAAAACGAGTTACCGTCGTTATCTGGAGCAATCCTTTCGTAAGACATTCAACCTGACTGGTGTACCTGTTCGTTTAACCTTTGCAGGGGGTAATAACCCCTATGCTCCGGAGAAAAAGCGCTGA
- a CDS encoding type II toxin-antitoxin system RatA family toxin yields MRSFEETRVIACCAEKMFDVVMDIQAYPQFLPWVAGATVLTREQGELTAELVADLAGSRHSFKTVDRFVVNKLIEIRLLDGPFRFLESIWTFEVVDENSCRVHFSIEFEFRSMMLDIVASPIFSTACKSMVQAFEQRAMALKGL; encoded by the coding sequence ATGCGTAGTTTTGAAGAGACCCGGGTTATCGCTTGTTGTGCTGAAAAGATGTTCGATGTTGTTATGGATATCCAGGCATACCCGCAGTTTCTGCCGTGGGTGGCCGGTGCGACAGTGCTTACCCGTGAACAGGGAGAGCTGACGGCAGAGCTCGTAGCCGACCTAGCTGGCTCTAGGCACAGCTTTAAAACAGTAGATCGCTTTGTTGTAAACAAACTGATTGAAATTCGTCTTCTTGATGGGCCATTTCGTTTTCTGGAGAGTATCTGGACGTTTGAAGTGGTTGATGAAAACTCATGCAGAGTCCACTTTTCGATTGAATTTGAGTTTCGCAGTATGATGCTTGATATTGTGGCCAGTCCGATTTTCTCTACTGCCTGCAAATCAATGGTGCAGGCATTTGAGCAGCGGGCAATGGCTTTAAAGGGGCTCTGA
- a CDS encoding outer membrane protein assembly factor BamE — MKPLISILALCALMLSGCLHEPIHQGNRLEIGKILRINVGDTKFQVEQTLGSPVLDHSLHPSRVMYYEEFEDEESGDLLKRGAEITYDDAWRVKSIRHFGFKSEE; from the coding sequence ATGAAACCCCTTATCTCAATCCTTGCTCTGTGCGCCCTTATGCTTTCTGGCTGCCTGCACGAACCCATTCACCAGGGTAACAGGCTGGAAATAGGCAAAATCCTCCGTATTAACGTAGGTGATACAAAATTCCAGGTAGAACAGACGTTGGGCAGTCCCGTGCTCGATCATTCACTACACCCCAGCCGTGTAATGTACTACGAAGAGTTTGAAGATGAAGAGAGTGGCGACCTGCTCAAGCGTGGTGCCGAGATCACCTATGATGATGCATGGCGTGTTAAGAGCATCCGACACTTCGGATTTAAGAGCGAAGAGTAG
- a CDS encoding RnfH family protein gives MHVSVVYALAHQQFIEELDVPEGTTAEEAVRSSELMDKCPEIDLAVHKLGIYAKLIKGSQALREGDRVEIYRSLPRKPRNAHAADDKKARIRAKKERVSEEK, from the coding sequence ATGCATGTCAGTGTGGTGTATGCGCTAGCGCATCAACAGTTTATTGAAGAGCTGGATGTTCCTGAAGGTACAACGGCTGAAGAGGCTGTTCGTAGCAGTGAACTGATGGATAAGTGCCCGGAAATTGATCTGGCAGTTCATAAGCTGGGGATATATGCCAAGCTTATTAAGGGAAGCCAGGCGTTGCGGGAGGGTGATCGTGTCGAGATCTACCGCTCACTGCCGCGCAAGCCGCGCAATGCCCATGCGGCAGATGATAAGAAAGCCCGAATCCGGGCCAAGAAAGAGAGAGTTTCAGAAGAGAAATAA